The following are encoded in a window of Cyanobacterium stanieri LEGE 03274 genomic DNA:
- a CDS encoding L-threonylcarbamoyladenylate synthase, whose product MSQIQPKSINIIPKIIDYLDRGKIVALHTDMVYLLLANGLNSDACNKIHELKRWNPRKPLTLLSNQQKLPEYASLEKDAQVLVNQFPYPISIIVPHRNNLSDIVTAGHNTIFVSCPDDFIYQLVEKCSFPVVAGTASFGEDFRANNAKVAQQLFGDDVSLIIDGGDSKERIRTTLIDCHLPLPTIMNFGLIAYDELRLILPHIELPSHLRK is encoded by the coding sequence ATGAGTCAAATTCAGCCAAAATCGATCAATATTATTCCCAAAATTATTGACTACCTCGACAGGGGAAAAATAGTAGCCTTACACACTGACATGGTGTATCTGCTTCTAGCTAACGGTTTAAACTCCGATGCCTGTAACAAAATTCATGAGCTGAAAAGATGGAATCCCCGTAAACCCCTGACATTACTATCTAATCAGCAGAAATTACCTGAATATGCTTCATTGGAAAAAGATGCTCAAGTTTTAGTAAATCAATTTCCTTATCCCATTAGTATTATTGTTCCCCATCGCAATAATCTTTCTGATATTGTTACCGCAGGGCATAATACTATTTTTGTGTCTTGCCCCGATGATTTCATTTATCAGTTAGTGGAAAAATGCTCTTTTCCCGTGGTTGCAGGTACAGCTAGTTTTGGGGAAGACTTTAGGGCAAATAATGCGAAAGTTGCTCAACAGTTATTTGGTGATGATGTATCATTAATTATTGATGGCGGTGACTCAAAGGAGCGCATCCGAACTACTTTAATTGATTGTCATTTACCTCTGCCCACCATCATGAATTTTGGCTTGATTGCTTATGATGAATTACGCCTAATTCTGCCCCATATTGAGTTGCCATCCCATTTACGCAAATAG
- a CDS encoding DUF4079 domain-containing protein: MNTEQFLIIIHPILAVLGVFPLIGIVSYFAWETRQRRLAVKSGNKSAISPSVGKNHVQIGKILATAVVVVTLVGLFRPLMAKNIIENRLWETDTFQFIFILLMFLGAIATYILLYFAQTKLWRGIFATLSGMAIVILGCQEGIFRRTNEWYISHYYYGITVALLMIFSVAIINDIYRDKTNRWRNIHIIVNCIALLLFIGQGMTGARDLFEIALWTPPPAFLLF; encoded by the coding sequence ATGAATACTGAGCAATTCTTGATCATCATACATCCAATTTTGGCGGTGCTTGGGGTGTTTCCTCTCATCGGTATTGTATCTTATTTTGCATGGGAAACCCGTCAAAGAAGATTGGCAGTCAAATCAGGGAATAAAAGTGCCATTTCTCCCTCTGTGGGTAAAAACCATGTGCAGATAGGTAAAATCTTAGCTACTGCCGTGGTGGTGGTTACCCTTGTGGGTTTGTTTCGTCCTTTGATGGCGAAAAATATTATCGAAAATCGTCTTTGGGAAACGGATACTTTTCAGTTTATTTTTATTTTATTGATGTTTCTAGGGGCGATCGCCACTTATATCCTCCTCTACTTTGCCCAAACAAAACTATGGCGGGGTATTTTCGCCACCCTTAGCGGTATGGCAATAGTTATTTTAGGTTGCCAAGAAGGCATTTTTCGCAGGACAAATGAATGGTATATTTCCCATTATTATTACGGAATCACCGTTGCCCTTTTAATGATTTTCTCCGTCGCCATTATCAATGATATTTATCGAGATAAAACCAACCGATGGCGTAATATTCACATCATCGTTAACTGTATTGCCCTACTCTTATTCATTGGGCAAGGAATGACAGGGGCAAGAGATTTATTTGAAATCGCCCTTTGGACACCTCCTCCAGCATTCTTGTTATTCTAG
- the dusB gene encoding tRNA dihydrouridine synthase DusB has protein sequence MIIPSTLAQKLATPLKIASVTINSRVLQSPLSGVTDLVFRRLVRRYAPESMTYTEMVNATELSQMKKLPRLMDIAPDEQPISIQLFDCRPDFMAQAAIKAVKEGAQTVDINMGCPVNKITKRGGGSKLLREPEVAIALVQEVKRAVDVPVTVKTRLGWNDQEINIIEFAQRMEEAGADMITIHGRTREQGYTGKARWEFIAEVKKRLTIPVIANGDIFSLEDALRCLQVTQADGVMCSRGTLGYPFLVGEIDYFLKTGEMPTYPTINQRLECAKEHLQGLWEYKGYRGILQSRKHLAWYCKGFEGASELRDKCSRIESVEEGFDLLDSAKQLTIDN, from the coding sequence ATGATAATTCCTTCCACCCTTGCCCAAAAATTAGCAACCCCCCTAAAAATTGCCTCTGTCACCATTAATAGCCGTGTTTTACAGTCTCCCTTGTCGGGAGTGACAGATTTGGTATTTCGCCGTTTAGTCAGGCGTTATGCCCCCGAATCCATGACCTATACAGAAATGGTTAACGCCACGGAATTAAGTCAGATGAAAAAATTACCTCGTTTGATGGATATTGCCCCCGATGAGCAACCGATTAGTATTCAATTATTCGATTGTCGTCCCGATTTTATGGCTCAGGCTGCCATTAAGGCAGTGAAGGAAGGCGCGCAAACGGTGGATATAAATATGGGTTGCCCTGTAAATAAAATTACCAAACGGGGGGGAGGTTCTAAATTATTAAGAGAACCTGAAGTGGCGATCGCCCTTGTGCAAGAAGTAAAAAGGGCGGTGGATGTACCTGTAACGGTTAAAACCCGCTTAGGCTGGAATGATCAGGAAATCAATATTATCGAATTTGCCCAACGAATGGAGGAAGCAGGGGCAGATATGATTACCATTCACGGACGCACCCGAGAGCAAGGTTACACGGGTAAGGCGCGCTGGGAATTTATTGCGGAGGTGAAAAAACGGTTAACCATTCCCGTCATTGCCAATGGAGATATATTTTCCCTCGAAGATGCCTTGCGTTGTTTGCAAGTCACCCAAGCCGATGGGGTGATGTGTTCCCGTGGTACTTTAGGTTATCCTTTTTTGGTGGGAGAAATTGATTATTTTTTGAAAACAGGAGAAATGCCCACCTATCCCACTATCAATCAACGCCTAGAATGTGCCAAGGAGCATTTACAGGGGTTATGGGAATATAAAGGTTATCGGGGTATTTTGCAATCCCGTAAACATCTAGCTTGGTATTGTAAGGGTTTTGAAGGGGCATCGGAATTGAGGGATAAATGTTCCCGCATTGAATCTGTGGAGGAGGGTTTTGATTTGTTAGATAGTGCGAAACAATTGACAATTGATAATTAA
- a CDS encoding rhodanese-like domain-containing protein: protein MEKILSSLTVQDLALILADDPSSVQLLDVRELGEVAIASLPHFIILPLSEYEQWSPKIMTELDPQKETIVMCHHGIRSAQMCQWLHHQGFENVKNVSGGIDAYAVYVDDTLARY from the coding sequence ATGGAAAAAATTTTATCGAGTTTAACGGTGCAGGATTTAGCTTTAATTTTAGCTGATGATCCTAGTTCGGTGCAGTTGTTGGATGTGCGGGAGTTGGGGGAAGTTGCGATCGCCTCTTTGCCCCATTTTATCATTTTACCGTTGAGCGAATATGAGCAATGGTCACCGAAAATCATGACAGAATTAGATCCCCAAAAGGAAACCATTGTCATGTGTCACCATGGTATCAGATCCGCTCAAATGTGCCAGTGGCTTCACCATCAAGGTTTTGAAAATGTAAAAAATGTATCGGGAGGTATCGATGCCTATGCGGTGTATGTGGACGATACTTTGGCAAGATATTAG
- the thrC gene encoding threonine synthase encodes MVATKIPPNTLNNIPRSGWRGLIEEYRAYLPVTETTPVVTLREGNTPLIPVPYISNLIGRNVKVFVKYDGLNPTGSFKDRGMTMAITKAKEAGAKAVICASTGNTSAAAAAYATRAGLRAFVIVPDGYVALGKLAQALIYGAEVLAIDGNFDDALTIVREIAENYPVTLVNSLNPYRLEGQKTAAFEVVDTLGYAPDWVCIPVGNAGNITAYWMGFCQYQGEGRCDSLPRMMGFQASGSAPLIYGHRIMKPDTVATAIRIGNPANWDKALSVREASNGEFNAVTDAEILEAYKILGREEGIFCEPASAASVAGVLKLKDQVPDNGTVVCVLTGNGLKDPDNAMSNSEGGIKGGIKADLQEVARVMGFEP; translated from the coding sequence GTGGTAGCGACGAAAATTCCCCCAAACACACTTAACAATATTCCTAGAAGCGGATGGAGAGGCTTAATTGAAGAATATCGAGCCTATCTGCCCGTCACAGAAACCACCCCAGTTGTCACCCTGAGAGAAGGAAACACCCCTTTAATTCCTGTTCCCTACATTTCCAATCTCATTGGACGCAACGTTAAAGTATTTGTCAAATATGATGGTTTAAACCCCACAGGATCATTTAAAGACAGGGGAATGACCATGGCTATTACCAAAGCCAAAGAAGCAGGGGCAAAAGCTGTTATCTGTGCCAGTACGGGAAACACCTCGGCGGCTGCCGCTGCCTACGCCACGAGGGCTGGTTTAAGGGCTTTTGTTATTGTACCTGATGGTTATGTGGCCCTTGGTAAATTAGCTCAGGCGTTAATCTATGGTGCAGAAGTTCTTGCCATTGATGGTAATTTTGATGATGCTTTAACCATCGTTAGGGAAATTGCAGAAAATTATCCTGTTACTTTGGTTAACTCCCTTAATCCTTACCGTTTAGAAGGGCAAAAAACCGCTGCTTTTGAAGTGGTGGACACCCTTGGCTATGCCCCTGATTGGGTCTGTATTCCCGTGGGTAATGCGGGAAATATTACCGCCTATTGGATGGGTTTTTGTCAATATCAAGGGGAGGGGAGATGTGATAGTCTTCCTCGTATGATGGGTTTTCAGGCTTCGGGTTCAGCACCTTTGATTTATGGTCATAGAATTATGAAACCTGATACCGTAGCCACTGCTATTCGTATTGGTAATCCTGCTAATTGGGATAAGGCTTTATCGGTGCGGGAGGCTTCTAATGGGGAGTTTAATGCGGTGACTGATGCGGAAATTTTGGAAGCATACAAGATTTTGGGCAGGGAAGAAGGTATTTTCTGTGAACCTGCAAGCGCTGCTTCTGTGGCAGGGGTATTGAAGTTAAAGGATCAAGTCCCTGATAATGGTACGGTGGTATGTGTCTTGACTGGTAATGGTTTAAAAGATCCTGATAATGCCATGAGTAATAGTGAGGGTGGTATTAAAGGTGGTATCAAGGCTGATTTACAGGAAGTGGCTAGGGTGATGGGTTTTGAACCTTAG
- a CDS encoding efflux RND transporter permease subunit — translation MFVDFFIRRPVFSTVCALIILLVGTISIVTLPIARFPDIAPTQIQVTANYTGADAEVVENTVTNILERQINGVEGLRYISSSSTNSGTSSITATFDSSRNKDLAAVDIQNQISVVESQLPDVVQRTGVTVSQQSNNILMGFGMFSDNGQYDNDFLSNYAERFLVDALKRIEGVADVTVFGERRYAMRLWVDPNRLSSRGLTTIDVENALREQNVQVGVGAVGAEPAVEGQEFQISLRAVSQLTEPEEFEDIILSTDEETGSLIRFKDVGRVELGAQNYGSFVRFRGVEAVGIGVYQLPGSNALEVADNVKMRMAELAEQFPDGINIQLAFDTTGFIQESLDEVIITLLMSVGLVILIILVFLQDWRTTLIPSLTIPLSLVGTFAFVRAFDFSINTLTLFGLTLATGLVVDDAIVVVEQIYRYIQDRDMESHQAASDSMKQLTGAVIATSLVLMAVFIPVTFFPGTTGALYREFALTIAFSIVISTFLALTLTPSLCALLLKKGQHPPAWIEPFFNGFNSILDWLTLRYEGTLKFLARFKFFVVGIFAVLIAVTGWLYTSVPTAFVPDEDQGYFITIVQAPEGVSLQYTSDVMAQVEDIILELPDVVGTFAIGGFSFGGNTPNQGIIFTPLESWGDRPNPNQSVQAIIGQLFPKFAMIPEARIIPINPPAIQGLGAFGGFTFNLQDRRINPDLQSMVQVMGQFLGAANQDEALTAVFTQFAANSPQLIVEVNRERAKVLDVDLDDVFSTMSTMMGGSYVNDFTMQQRSYRVYVQGDKEFRANPESMDNFFVRSGAGEMIPLSNLVTITPTVGAQTINHYNLFRSIEINGSPAPGYSSGNAIEAVEAIASQVLPAGFGYEWTGISLEEISAGNVAVIIFGLGILFVFLVLSAQYENYIDPLIIILAVPLAILGALLAQSLRGFSNDIYCQIGLVMLIGLASKNSILIVEFANQLRDEGMSTVKAAIEASKQRLRPILMTAISTLTGIFPLVIATGAGAGSRQSLGTAVFGGMLVATFLSLFVVPILYIVIKMAVEKVLPRRQNKLITE, via the coding sequence ATGTTCGTTGATTTTTTTATCAGAAGACCAGTATTTTCCACCGTTTGCGCCCTGATAATTTTGTTAGTAGGTACTATCAGTATTGTCACTTTGCCCATTGCCCGTTTTCCTGACATTGCCCCCACCCAAATTCAGGTTACCGCCAACTACACAGGGGCAGATGCGGAGGTAGTGGAAAACACCGTTACCAATATTCTCGAAAGACAAATTAACGGAGTGGAGGGGTTAAGATATATTTCCTCAAGTAGTACCAATTCAGGTACAAGTAGTATTACTGCCACCTTCGATTCTTCTCGGAATAAAGATTTAGCGGCCGTGGATATTCAAAATCAAATTTCTGTGGTCGAATCCCAGTTACCCGATGTGGTTCAAAGAACAGGGGTTACGGTAAGCCAACAATCTAACAATATTTTGATGGGTTTTGGGATGTTTAGTGACAATGGACAATATGATAATGATTTTTTAAGTAATTATGCCGAAAGGTTTTTAGTGGATGCCCTCAAACGGATTGAGGGGGTAGCCGATGTGACGGTATTTGGAGAAAGACGATATGCCATGCGTTTATGGGTTGATCCTAATCGTCTCAGTAGTCGTGGTTTGACCACCATAGATGTGGAAAATGCCTTACGGGAACAAAATGTTCAGGTGGGGGTTGGTGCTGTGGGTGCTGAACCTGCGGTGGAAGGGCAAGAATTTCAAATTTCTTTACGGGCGGTAAGTCAGTTAACTGAGCCGGAGGAGTTTGAAGATATTATTTTAAGTACCGATGAGGAAACGGGATCTTTAATTCGTTTTAAGGACGTGGGTAGGGTTGAGTTAGGGGCCCAGAATTATGGCTCTTTTGTGCGTTTCCGAGGGGTGGAAGCGGTAGGCATTGGGGTATATCAGTTACCTGGTTCTAATGCCCTTGAGGTGGCGGATAATGTGAAAATGAGAATGGCGGAGTTAGCCGAGCAGTTTCCCGATGGTATTAATATTCAGTTGGCTTTTGATACTACGGGTTTTATTCAGGAGTCTTTGGATGAGGTGATTATTACCCTATTGATGTCGGTGGGGTTAGTAATTTTGATCATTTTGGTCTTTTTACAAGATTGGCGCACCACTTTGATTCCTTCTTTGACTATTCCTTTGTCTTTGGTGGGAACTTTTGCTTTTGTGAGGGCTTTTGATTTTTCCATCAATACTTTAACTTTGTTTGGTTTAACTCTGGCAACGGGGTTAGTGGTGGACGATGCGATCGTGGTAGTAGAACAAATTTATCGTTATATTCAAGATCGAGATATGGAATCCCATCAGGCGGCTAGTGACTCAATGAAGCAGTTGACGGGAGCTGTTATTGCGACTTCTTTGGTGTTGATGGCGGTGTTTATTCCTGTGACGTTTTTCCCCGGTACAACGGGGGCTTTATATCGGGAGTTTGCTTTAACCATTGCTTTTTCTATTGTTATTTCTACTTTTTTGGCTCTGACTCTCACTCCTTCTCTGTGTGCTTTGTTATTGAAGAAAGGACAACATCCCCCCGCTTGGATTGAGCCTTTTTTTAATGGATTTAATTCTATTCTCGATTGGTTAACTTTGAGGTATGAGGGGACGTTAAAATTTTTGGCTAGGTTTAAATTTTTTGTGGTGGGAATTTTTGCGGTATTGATTGCGGTGACGGGATGGTTATATACGTCTGTGCCGACGGCTTTTGTGCCTGATGAGGATCAGGGCTATTTTATTACCATTGTTCAAGCACCTGAGGGGGTTTCTTTGCAATATACTAGCGATGTGATGGCTCAGGTGGAAGATATTATTTTGGAACTTCCTGATGTGGTGGGAACTTTCGCCATTGGGGGTTTTTCTTTTGGGGGTAATACTCCTAATCAGGGCATTATTTTTACTCCCTTAGAATCCTGGGGCGATCGCCCTAACCCCAATCAATCTGTCCAAGCGATTATCGGTCAATTATTTCCTAAGTTTGCCATGATTCCTGAGGCGAGGATTATTCCCATTAACCCCCCTGCCATTCAAGGTTTAGGGGCGTTTGGTGGTTTCACCTTCAATTTACAGGATCGACGCATTAACCCCGATTTACAATCCATGGTGCAGGTGATGGGGCAGTTTTTGGGGGCAGCCAATCAGGATGAAGCATTGACGGCGGTGTTTACTCAGTTTGCGGCCAATAGTCCTCAATTGATTGTGGAGGTGAATCGGGAAAGGGCGAAGGTGCTAGATGTGGATTTAGACGACGTTTTTAGCACTATGTCAACCATGATGGGTGGTTCTTATGTCAATGATTTTACCATGCAACAAAGGTCTTATCGAGTCTATGTGCAAGGGGATAAGGAATTTAGGGCAAACCCTGAGAGCATGGATAACTTTTTTGTCCGCTCTGGGGCAGGGGAGATGATTCCCTTATCTAACCTTGTTACCATCACCCCAACGGTGGGGGCGCAAACCATTAACCACTATAATTTATTCCGCTCCATTGAAATCAATGGTTCTCCTGCTCCTGGATATAGTTCAGGGAATGCCATTGAAGCCGTAGAGGCGATCGCCTCTCAAGTATTACCTGCAGGTTTTGGCTATGAATGGACGGGAATTTCTTTGGAGGAAATTAGTGCTGGAAATGTGGCGGTTATTATTTTTGGCTTAGGTATTCTCTTTGTCTTCCTCGTTTTATCTGCTCAGTATGAAAACTATATCGATCCTTTAATCATCATTTTGGCCGTGCCTTTAGCTATTCTAGGCGCTTTACTAGCTCAAAGTTTGCGGGGTTTTAGTAATGATATTTATTGTCAAATTGGTTTAGTGATGTTGATCGGTTTAGCTAGTAAAAACTCCATTTTGATTGTGGAATTTGCTAATCAACTACGAGATGAGGGAATGTCCACGGTTAAAGCAGCCATCGAAGCCTCTAAACAAAGATTACGTCCCATTCTCATGACTGCCATTTCTACCCTCACAGGGATTTTTCCCCTCGTCATTGCCACAGGAGCAGGGGCGGGAAGTCGTCAATCCTTAGGTACGGCAGTATTTGGAGGAATGTTAGTAGCCACTTTCTTGAGTTTATTTGTCGTCCCCATTCTGTACATCGTCATCAAAATGGCCGTCGAAAAAGTCTTGCCCAGAAGACAAAATAAATTGATCACCGAATAG